The DNA region atgaaatttggtaAAAGTGAAAAACTAGCGCATATTTCATGCCAATTGTAGTTTTACATAGTAGATACATGTTCATgcatacttgccaactgacccgatttcgtcgggtcacacccgatttttcaacccttcacccgattattttttatgacccggcgggtcatgcttttcacccgatttttTGTCCaacaacccgaaaatctcccgatttccggatttggtttgtaaattacgttgcgcgtttgactttcagttatgaacccaagctgagcttggatttacgtaacgtgtaaacaatgccgatggctataacagacacattatcgtgagttgttttgactaagcgaaggtttaaatcattaagtatgatggcttccaataagaaaaggtcttcattggggccagcggaatcaaaaccaacaaaaagaaaacgatatttttgtacctatcaacatatctgggaaaatgaattcccataggtaaaacaaagtaatagaGTACACAACGAGGCTTTTGTGTTCTATGtaacgcacatttgaatattggattttgtgcccaaaatgatctgactaaacattcaaaaacggTAAGTCATGTATagaatgctttttaatacacaaaagtcttccaagtcacttacaactttcatgccatcatttacagagttcaaaagcaaggttaatgtagcagaaactctttttgcctttttttttttagctgaacacaaccttccattttctgtgtcagatcactttacaaaattcaaaatcagcaactgttagttaaaatgcttctttgcaataaagtattacacataagttttaacacatatttctattgtatatatatacctatgaaatgcatggtaaatatgtcgtgaatgtcgttatgcgctatgaccagattttttactttccaaatctggtcatgaccagattttcacatgttggaggttggcaagtatgtTCATGGCCTGCCTTCCCAAAATGTTCCCATAAAGCTACAGTTCTTCAATTAGCTTTGAACAAATTCTTGTCAAGTTCAGTTTCTTGATATTGCGATGAAACGGGAATAGGTCTTATGATCCGGTCCTATGATATCGCTAtagttaaatcatttttttgaaaaatctataaATACGGAAATATTTCCAGAAACTAATGTTATTGCGAGTTTCCTCTATTATATTCCTCAGTGATGTTCAGCGTGCCTCTGTTTGCTAAGACTAAAAATATCCTGACATGCTACTATTACGTAAACAGAAATACCGCAATACTATATAACCCGCAATATGATAGGAAACAAGTATAaattagaaagaataatcttcctgtgaccaggctacgctcaggtccagcatatcaaaacaatatgaaaatgtcttaattttagtcTTTAAATTGATTCCAGGATCATTTGTTACCTTTTCGCTTTATCATATTCCTTGACTTCATAATACAATAGTCCAATCTGATATCCTCTTGCTGctctctttcaaaaaaaaaaaaaccaaacatatGATATAAATATTGACTTTCAGAGAGGAGGACAATAATGCCTTTCAATTTCTCCAAAAGTAACATATGATTATGAATAAATGAACAAAGATCCAATACTGGCAATCGACACGATTATTAGTGTTGAGATAATCaagaaacattaaaaacaagTAGAACAcaaattcattacaaaatcagGCGCAATACTTTGACATCCCCCCTTTTTCTAAAACTTTCTGTGACTACCTCAGATTCTTGAATTCGGTCAACAAATCGGTCAACATCTTCCTTTGAACGACCAACTCCTCGTTTTGGTGTTGAACGGTTTGGTGTTGAAAACAACgacattttaattttcgcttTCACTTCAATTTTTCGCGAAATGGGTCTTCAATCCATGCCGGTAAAGTTTAATCCAATCAGATTCTCCgtaagaaaaatcaaaaatagatATTCGGAACTTCTCCTAAGTTTTGGTATGTTTTCACAATGTCTTTTTCGTAATGATCTGCGCATGCTTTATGTATCATACTGCTTCCGGAGGATCGATTGCTgcaacattttattaatttatgtgCTTTTCTATAAAACTATGAATTCAGCAACTGTAGCACAGCCTGTGGAAGACGTCCAAGGAGACGGAAGATGGATGAGCCAGGTTTTTGATTTATGTCATCGTTGTTTTGAAGACGCTGTAGACTTTTTGCAACTTGTTGCATCACATGTCAACATCTGAACAAATAGCTAGGGTAGCAAGACTGATACTGAATTGGATGCTCTTCAGCGTAAAgaaatataacggcagtttttggTTGAAACAAAGCATAAAGAATAAATTGAGGAGATTTTATAACTAAAGTAGTTGaccaggtccagtacaatctctTGAATTAGCTATATAGCATGAAAAAGCTATATATAGCTTTATAAAGCTATTCAAAATAGCTTGATAAAGCTATTTATGTgcagtttttaaagaaaatatttattgtaaaaaatggACTAAAAATCACAATTAACTTGCTACTCATATATGCACAATTGACCATTATAAACTTGACCACAAATAAAGATAGTTTTAACACTGCAGCTTTTAAACactaaaaagcaaaaaatatatttccattgTTTGGGTAACTGTTTACCGCTTTGTGTGCAATGAGGCGTTGATAAGTATGATTTCTTCTCATTGTGATAAATTGTAACCAATCAATTACCTTGTTTACCATATTGTTAAcctcctttatatttcattcaagaagTAACTGTGTGGTTATGAATCAGTTGCCCCAAAACTTTTAGTGCAAAGTCTCTAAAGAAGACGCAAATTGATGAGTaatctttacatgcattgttcacagaacagttcaaagttgaaaactatcactggactaaagtgtgattttttatacatgctgataaaattacaaatttaagaaaaatgtatgacaaaataGCTAAATGAAGCTACTCTGAATAGCTTATTAAAGCTATTTAGCTtattcaagctatatagctaaatctggagattgtactggacctgttgACAGTTCAGCTACTATAAAAATATCGTGGGTTCCGTTGTATGACAGTTCCCCTAAAATAGCATTTCCGTTTTTTTCCGCAATTTTAGCGCCACAAAGACTTTACTGACTCTAGAGACGTATTCAACAGAGAGAGCGCTCGCCAACACTCCCTATACTTGCAACACAAgttttggcgagcgctcgctCTGTTGACATCACGTTGACCGGGGTAAGTACAAAGAAGGTAGTCAAATATATGGCACAGAAAAATTTTCCTACACGTTAACTTTTTTCCAGAGAGGAAGCGAGTTTAAAAGTCATTGgtgtattttatgaaaaaactgaagaaaaaacataatgaaatatgtatttcCTTTCTTAACCAGTTTTAGAAGGATTTTTTTCATGAAGATTCATgttttaactaaaaaaaataataaaactgaaCACTATTGCTGAACCTGGCTTCAGATATTAATAAATGCTGCAATACAATGGAACTCTctaattttgaagattttgtgaattaaaagtAACACCCACAATAATGATGTTCCCCAGAAAAGCTAGTCTAATACAAGCTTTTTGAACAGCActtttaaaatgacatattaaaatgacaacttggtaaatcttttttttagggAAAAAATAAGTACCGGATATTATGAGATGCTTGTATACAATTAACCAActcaaatttttataatttacagtGCTTTGAGCTTTTGCTAAGTGTAATATTATCTTATTTCTgtaattaatgtattttaatgagTCCAAGttaatttgcaaataaatataGAACAAAAGATTGCGGTAAAGGTCGTTTATTTAATAACCCCAATGAAGTATAATAACTTTGagttgtctttttttttgtagCATAACCGTTTCATAGCAGAAGGAAAAGAACGAGAACCTGAGGTTTTATTCATTGGAGATTCATTAATTCAGAGAATGTCACAAACCAGTGtaggtttttttgttgttgttatattCAGAATTTCAAAAGATATATATAGTTATCAGTGTTTTTTCTACAGTCAATTTACTGAATTTAGGTTCAAATTTTGTCCCTTTTCCTTGTAGTGACTagtaattttttcataattttacttGCActgtttgcccccccccccccccctcaaaaaaaaagaaagaaatgattattattttaaagattagaACACTGAAAATTAATAATGATACAAAAGATGGAGGTGGAACAAACTAATTTAATTacagtttatttttatatagtaTTACTGGTACTGGTTTTTCACATTTGACAAACCTTAAGATGATTTTTTCCAATTTGAAAGCAACAAGACCCTTTCTAAATGCAGAGAAAAATCTCTGGCAATTATTGTATCAATATAATTACATACCACAGTAACCAAGGTCTTCTTACAACATATAATATAATTTGcacatgataatttttttaatatctatatGTCCTAAATGTATgatcatatatacatgcatgtataagtGTTTGTATATTGAGAAAACatttacaactgttttataGCTTTGGGAGAGCATGTTCGAGCCACTTCATTGTCTAAACTTTGGAATTGGTGGAGACCAGACCCAAAACATTTTGTGGCGATTGAATAATGGAGAATTGGAAACCCTAGAACCCAAGGTAATGTCAATGTTAATTTAGTGTTCAGACAGAAAAGAACATTTAAATTTGTAGTTgataataattatacatgtatagggaTTTTCAGTTCAAATGCTTTGCATGTTGACATTCATCATTCTTCTGTAGGTGGTTGTGCTTCTTGCTGGAACAAATAATTACAGTAATACTGCAGAGGAAGTGACAGATGGGATCATGGAAATTGTCAGTGTTATCCAGAGCAAACTAAAAAGCTCCCACATCATTGTCATGGTAACATTACATAAACTGACTTCCATTAATGtaaaatctttttgtttttagatgtaatttaaatgaaaactcTGTGTTTTTAACACCTGATATCAAGTATTCTATAGACTGTTTAGTTTTCCAAGATGTAACTATAGGTCTAAATTGCTATTTGTAAGAAATATCTATAAAACTTCTATGTAGTGAAAATTCTCAATCAATCAGTGAAATTCTAGCCAATAGCCCAAGTGACCAGTGAAGAAAAAAAGTATTCTGAAATAAATAATGGTAAttcttatatttcttttaatcttaGGGATTACCACCCAGAGGAGAAAAACCAAACAAGTTGCGAGAAAAAAATTCTgccattaattttaatttatctcAAAATCTTGAAAACATGGCCAATGTGAGTTTCCTTAACATAGATCCATCCATGTTTGTTCGGGAAAATGGTCTAATTAGCTTCACGGACATGTACGACTATCTCCATTTGACAAACACTGGCTATCAAAAACTGTGTGAGCCATTACTGGAGGAAATTCAGAATGTGCTGCAGGTATTCGTGAAGGTTGAAAATACATCAATGACAATATCTACGACGGTATCTGATGTAGACGACTAAGACGGCTGACGGTAACCCACTATTGTGATACTCTGGAACCACAACCATGGCAAACGCTTCATTTATTACCAATGTTTTACTGCCTTTAGATGGGTAAAAGGAACCCTGCTTTGTTGTGAGTGAAGttgctaatacatgtatcaatacatATTCCTGTATTGGAAATGTATGGTTTTAGTTGGGTTTTATCTTTAAAGATAACATTATGGATTCAtcttcaaatataaaaataagtaatCAGGAGACACCAGAAGTTTAAAGTGATATTTACTTCTTAACTCCTACCAACTTCTTGTTCCATTTTTAAAGCTGAAAACTCAGGTTTAGTGTAATAAAAACCTGCCAATGTTTATATACTAAGAGAGTAAgctttttaagaaaatgttattgttttggCAGTTTGTTCTTTTACAAGCATagtgcagaatttttttttgtttttataatatcatttaacaacactTAGACTTGAGGCTATGTTGGATGGTCTGTACCCAtttatattctgttcatgtAAATGAAAACCTTGAACTGATAGTCTGAACACAAAGTATGTAGAAGCAGAAATCCCTCTGGggataacattttgttttgttatctaATTTCATTTCGTGTAAAAGATAGCCACACTATACATGTAACCTGATACAAATTTCTTTGtgcatttgatttcattattaaaagatatttctaagacaaaaaaattatacataataatgtatatttCTGCTTTTACAGTATGTAGGAATATATTTgtcatattatattgtatataccTTAACCTTGTATACACAGTTTTTAAGTCTAATGACATGTAGAGTCTAATTTCATTCATAGGATTAAGGGAAACGAGACCTTTAACCTAAAAACAaggattattgtaaacatgaTAATGATTGCATGGGCAAAATATTTCTGATGTTAAACCATGACATAGGTGTCACAAGATTAATCGTCACATGCAGAGCTTCAAATAGAAATACCAAATTTTTCTGTCAATGAAATAAGAATAATTCTTTCCCTTTGCCAAAATATATCCATGATTACAGCATAAGTACTATTTCAGAaaccttttttttcttccttgcAAATTTGCAATATGTATGTGTATGAATTTGAATGATATTGTTTCTATTGCCAGGCGTGTTTGGTTTATGAATGAGGTGTTTCAGTATACAGCAATAGATCCAAATCTGAAATTCTGTCATCATCTTTGacataaaactgttttgcaATGACCTCATATATCTGTGCAATATTTTAAACTACACAATACCATATAAAACCTTtttcatgatacatgtactacaaagcATGGAATGCACAATAGCTTCATACACATGCACATGCTAGGTACTTAGTTTGCACATTAGCTGCACAGCAATAGTTAACATTTCCTGCAGGATTTTGAATCATTTTCTAGTTGTCTAGTCCAAGATATATGTTATGACATTTGTAATTGATGGTGCATTTCAGTTTTGAAAGTATTTTCTTAGTGAGTTGTTATACTGGAGTCCTTGTGAGCTGGTCTACACTAGAGCAAGCATACCAGTCTGATTTTCTACATTCCAAGTATTGTGCAATAAGTGTTTGATTCAGGTGAAGTTGACAGTTAatgaaacaagatttttttcctACAGTTTTAGCTGTAATTTGTTTTCCTTTATTCAATATGAGAATtaagaaaatttgatttttatttttattccttGCACATTGATCTCAGTGAAATACTCTTTGAAAGAGAAAATGGCATATCAAACTTCCTCATTACCGGGTAAATGcatgtttgaaaaaattctaACAGATATTTATAACATGAAACATGAAGATGtagaaataataataatggtCTAAATTAGATTATCTAAACTAACAGGTAATGGATTTCTGGTGCTTCTTGACTTACAGCCAAgaaatttttttccaataatATGATTTAGATATTTTCTGAGCATTGATTTTGTTAGTGATTTTATTCCTGTTGTAATGTCTAGTTGGATCCAGGTATAGCAGGCTTGTAGTCTGGTACCTCAATCACATCAATGCAATACGAAAAAAATCCTGAGTTGAAATCCTTCACTTCTGATaatttacttttgattttataatCTTATGGAGTTGTGCCTTTAATTGTTATGTTTCCATTAAAAAGTGTTATTTAGTGAAATCCTGGATTTTtcacaaaatgaaaacaaaaatgttttttctgatttattttgataagagttggggtaaatacatgtacatgttaagtgttgatttttttttcattttgcttaCAATAGCCCTAAAAATGACAGCTTCTGatgttaaaagttatacatTTTTGTACAAAAATTTAACTTTGTCTTAACGAAATTTGTATTTGCATTCTTGTTTGCTGGTTAACAaagaacatgtaaatatttgtgtGATTAATCTTTCGtctttggaattattttatttctttagaaCTTAGTAGTGCTAGCTGGGCTGGccacattttcctatgtaatacatgtagaagTATGGATCTATATAAGGAGTGGTCATATTTTCACAAAATCTTTAAGATAAATGAAAACAGCAaatgtatatgtttaaaaagaCAACTTTTTTTAAGCTCCCACTAAACTAACATTGTTTATTCAATTGTTTACCTTGTTTAACTGAAAGCACATTATCTATTATGAAATAATGGTATTATTATAATGTTGTCAAATGTCCAGCACTGTACAATTGTATGAAATactcaattatttttattatttgactGTCTGAGTTATATCGTTTATGGGCTTGTACAGTGTGTCCATTGTTCATATGATGTGGACCTATTAttctgtacatgtaggtatcaGTGAAGGCTGTTGGCGGGTAAATGTCACTTGTATATGTATGCAATGCTAAATACAGCTACCACATACTCGGTGTCGTGTCTTATCTGAACGAATCTGTACTAGTGGATTCGGGAACTCCTCAGGCCACAGGAAAGTCTCTTCTATAGTTCCCTGCTTCTGTTACCCCAGTTACAGTCACCATTTAGACTCCAATGATAATTTGGtttgatgttttaaattgtGTCACTAATTGCGTTTTACTATCATAAGATACATTTGACCCcttatcaaaaatattgaatttagaAATTTCTTAATTAGATATTTTTGATAAGGGGTCAAATGTACCTTATGATAATACACACATTTTAAACATACAAACTTTCAGGGGCAGTGACTTAGCAAGAGGtttctgataaaaatataaagatagatGCTGGTGTGTTATGTTCATCCGTTATGACGTACGTCGTAATTCAAAAGGAGGTCACCGATCTTTGAGTGATCGGGGCCGATCATTGACTGATCGGGGCCGATCATTGACTGGTTGGGGCCGATCATTGACTGATTGAGGGGCTGTCCTGGGCTAGGATCCTATATTTTACCTATTCGGGAATGAATGGAAAGTTGTGAATGTTTGATAAATGACTCAGTGACCCAATAATGATTGGATATCAAGGTCAGTGTACGTGTAGGGTGACCTACTATGTTATCTGGACcactacaatgtacatgtacatctataacATTAGGTAGTTCTCTTTTTATATCCTATGGTTAAAGTATTAGGATGGGACTTGatagtatttaaaaattatagaaaaCGGGGTCCATTTTAATTCcagtttttcataaaaagaCTTATCGTCCTATGAAATAGTATTTACACGTACATTCAAATATGTCCTGTTTCATTAAAATGTTACTACAAAACTTGGATAACGTGAAATGCATATTTGGGAGGCATAATTTCtaacatatttttgttatagttacatgtaatgaAGAGTTCAAATGGCGAAggaaaaatcatttgaaaaaaatttcatattatgaaaTCAAAGTCCcatcaattataaatttcatttgcTATTAGTTAAAACAATTCTAATCTTTTTCTTCGCCATTGCTCTACCAAAATATTGTCTGGgctatacatgtacgtgtattttAAAGTCGGTAAACTATTTCTATGCTAACTTGCGCAATTGTagttcagaatttttttaagcatctCAATATTATAGAAATTAATGCGACTATACTTTTGATAttactatttaaaaaacaacagaTTTATAACTTTACTTAACCATATATCTCTATGCCAAGTTTTATAATTGTAAGAATGAACTTTTTGAATTCCTTTCAACTCAGTATTATAGACATTTATTCTAAGactaatatattttatttattttgtttggcaAGAAGCCTCTTATCATAATGTTATTTCAAATCCAGCGCTTATCATATACAGCTATCTATGCCATTTTTTAGTTCTTATAAATCGggtttggagaaaaaaataatgaactaatgatgaatttttaatgaataacaacTTTGTTGAACACACTTTGAAAATCATTGTatgaataaaacagacaaaaggTGGATACAAAACATCTGAATgataaaaaagtacaaaatgcTAATTTATACACACTCAGACCCACAGAGAATCTTGGACTGCCAGTATGACATGAGGAGGTACCCGGTAATCGTTCGAACACGTTCGTCACACACAGCTCGCTGTACAGAACGTGCCATATGTTGTCTGTGAATTCCTGGCAAGTCTTGGCGAAGAAGACTCGAGTCTGAAAGTCATTTTAGCGCCCTCCATTACATGCTCATAGTGCTTAATTGGTTGGTAATAAAACTCCTGTAACCAATCTGTTCTACACTCCATTACCCTCGTAACACGGAGGACGCTACCCTGCAATGTGATGCTGTCCGACACCGCGTGATCCCACCGTGTTTTGGCGTAGTCACTGTCATAGAACACCGTGTCAAAGCCCCCGCGGTTGGAATCGTTTTCTTTGAGACACTTTAACTGGAGGACGTCCGGGGACAGGACAAAACACAGGCGGGCCACACCGTCCGCCTCCTGCCCCGTCAACAGGTGATAGTGAGGGAAATCCGTCCATCTCCGAACGTCACACAAGTCCTCGATGTCCACACAGTGCGCCACCGCGCGCAGGTAGAACATCAGTTTGGCCAGGGGCCGCCGAGGAACCTTGTCCCCTGAAATGTCCATCTCGCTGGCTCTCAGAAGGCGCTTTGCTACAAAACGCGGCTACCTTAGTAATATGATGCAGTAATGTGCGCGTGATTGGGCTATAAATAAACTTCCTGTTTATTCTTCGTCATATTAGCGTTAAGTATATACTAGATAAAGTGGATAACTTATTTATGCGCACACATGTAAATCATTTACCTATTGCTATCTTGATAAAACTCATTCAAATTATCGGATAAGGttttttaaaaccctttatGACAACCTGTTTCTTAGATTCTATAGCTGGTCTACTGTCGGTGAACGATTCATACATGTTTGTGTATTAGAATTAAAACtttttgcattttgtttaacgtgaaataaatatgaaaaaaaatataacacttgcGATATAACAAAGcataaaagatttattttagtATTTCGTTTTGTTGaccacaaaatataaaatttatttagctGAAATGATATTTTCGCACACAACTAAGCATTTAGAGAATTTTTCAGAGCTTACAACATAATAGAGGAAAGAAAGGAgaataacaataacaataaagAACCTCAACACAATATTAAGAGTGTTACAAATGGATGAGATTGCTGATTCCtgcatttattatatttataatgcctagtcatatatttttttcaacttacATCTCGACTGCGTGACGCTGAAAGATCTGTCGCTCCTGTGTTTGAACGATGTAAGACACCGGTCATCCACTTAGTAAGAATTAAATCACCATCAGCCGTCCGGAAAACTTGATGTAAAGTACAGCGATTCCCCAGTGTTTGTCTGTTTTACAGAAACTGATGTACTCGTACTGTAAACTCAGTGTTACAATGTCCAGGAAGATTTAACCGTACTGTGCACCGAATATGGAAACCGCAAAATTAATATTGACAGCAATTTTGCATGTTTTCAATACAAAAAACTGCTCACCGATATATCCAAACAGGCTATTTTTACTCGTGACTCACTCATGCATGCAATAATgcaattttagtttgtttttcacATATTCAGTATTCGAAACACATTCATTATGTTATTTTCAACAAACACTAACCAACTAAGTCAATGCACAGATATCC from Crassostrea angulata isolate pt1a10 chromosome 7, ASM2561291v2, whole genome shotgun sequence includes:
- the LOC128157182 gene encoding uncharacterized protein LOC128157182 encodes the protein MDISGDKVPRRPLAKLMFYLRAVAHCVDIEDLCDVRRWTDFPHYHLLTGQEADGVARLCFVLSPDVLQLKCLKENDSNRGGFDTVFYDSDYAKTRWDHAVSDSITLQGSVLRVTRVMECRTDWLQEFYYQPIKHYEHVMEGAKMTFRLESSSPRLARNSQTTYGTFCTASCV
- the LOC128157180 gene encoding platelet-activating factor acetylhydrolase IB subunit alpha2-like; this translates as MFSQCLFRNDLRMLYVSYCFRRIDCCNILLIYVLFYKTMNSATVAQPVEDVQGDGRWMSQHNRFIAEGKEREPEVLFIGDSLIQRMSQTSLWESMFEPLHCLNFGIGGDQTQNILWRLNNGELETLEPKVVVLLAGTNNYSNTAEEVTDGIMEIVSVIQSKLKSSHIIVMGLPPRGEKPNKLREKNSAINFNLSQNLENMANVSFLNIDPSMFVRENGLISFTDMYDYLHLTNTGYQKLCEPLLEEIQNVLQVFVKVENTSMTISTTVSDVDD